The genomic region CTGCCGTACGTCGGTGGCGCCAGCTGGCAAATCGCGCGGAGCAGAGTGGACTTTCCCGATCCCGACAGCCCCATGATCACGAACGTCTCGCCGACTTCGATATCGAAGCTGACGTCGCGCACGGCTGCGAACAGACCCATCTGCGTCATCGTATCGACGGACGGGGGAGAGGGATATTTGCCAAGAAGGCCCGGCAGGTTCGCGCCGAAGATTTTCCAAACGTTGCGCATGCTGAGTGCCGGCACGCGCTTGGGCTTTTCGACAGTTACAGATTTCGACTGCATCACAGGGGGTCCTTCATTCCGCGATGTCTTTGCGCAAATCCTCTGAGCAGGCGATCGGCGACAACGCCGATGGCTGCGATGCCGAAGCCAGCTGTCAGCGCTTGGCCGGGATTGGCATGTGAAATGGCGAGGATGGTTTCGTGTCCGAGATCGGTCGTGCCAATCAAGGCGGTGACAACGACTGTCGCGAGAGCCATCAGCATCGATTGGCTGACGCCCAGAAGGAATTGCGGGAGGGCCGCTGGCAGTTCGATCGTCCAAAGCAGCTGCCACGGACTACAACCAACCTGACGTCCGACTTCGCGCAACTCCGAGGGGACGCTGCGGAAAGCCGCTTCGGTGTACCGTATGATCGGACAGATCGCGAAGCAGACGATCGCAAAGATCGACGGCACATCACCCGATCCGAACAGCATGACCGCCGGGATCAGATAGATGAAGGGCGGCATTGTCTGCATCGTGTCGACGATGGGCAGGACGGCTTTTGCGGCACGCGCCGAGCGTCCCGCTATGACGCCGAGAGGCGCGCCGATCAGAATCGACAACAGGACTCCGGCTGCGCACAGATAGAAGGTCTGAATCGCTCGGTCCCAAAGGCCGCTGACCGCTAGGAAAGCCGTTAACGATCCAAGAAATGCTGCTTGCCGCCACCCTCCGGTGCGCCATGCTCCTGCGATGACAAGAAGAACAACGAAGCTCCACGGCAGCGACAGCAGCGCCGCACGTACAGGCATTAGGATATCGAGAAGCAGAAACGTCTTGAGTGCGTCGAGCGGGCCGTAAATCAATCCGACGACGTTATCGACGATATTATCGACGTAGCGCGCCGTCGAGATCGTCCAGCTTTCGGGATAGTGCGCGAGCGGCGGGTAGACGAATGATATTAGTGTCGGAACAAGCAGGCACAGACCGATAACGATCCAGAATGATCGCCGCGATGTTTCCTCGCGCCGATGCTTGCGATTGCTGATGGCTTGGAGATAGCGATCGATGAGGATGGCCATGAGTGTGATGCCGGTACCCGCAACGAGACCGGCACCGAGCGCTAGGCGTTGAAGCGCGAGAAGGACATCGTTACCGATACCGCCTGCTCCGATCAGTGCAGCAAGAATGACCGTCGAGAACGATAGCATGACGACCTGATTGACGCCGAGTTGCAACCTCGGCCACGCTGTCGGCACCAGGACTTTCCATAGAAACTGCGAGCGGCTGCAGCCGAGCGAACGGCCGAGTTCGCCAACGCGCGCTTCCGCTTCCTCTAAGCCGAGCGCGGTGCTACGCACCATCGGAGGCGCCCCAAAGATGACGATCGCGATGATCGCCGGTGCACCACCGAGGCCGAAGAAAATGATGAGCGGCACGAGATAGGAGAAAATCGGGATCGTCTGCGCCTGATCGAGCAGGAACAGGATGGTCGCACGGCGCGACGGATGTCGATAAAGATAAAGGCCGCCGAGAAATCCGAGGGCGATGCCAAGCGGGACAGCGACGATCATCTGGCTGAGCGTCACCATCATGCTGTCCCACAGCCCGAATAGAAGCAGGAACGCGCACGTGATCGCGGCGAGGGCAGCAAGTCCGAACCCGCGAGCGTGATAACAAACGACAGTCGCGGCGAATGTTACGCCAAGCCAGGAAAGCGGTGGCAGGATTTGGACGGCTTGATCGCCGTATCCACGGCTCACGCCGGTCTGCAGCACTGCCTGAAGCAGAGAAATCGGGGCATTGAGAAGCGGAACCGACCATCTGAAGATGGATTGAACGGAAATTCCGAGCGCAATCGGAGCAGAGAGTGCGTTGAAGACCGCATTGATCATCCGGTCGAACGGAATGATCCACGCTTCAGGCCAGGAAGCGAGCGCTGTAAAAGCCCAAGACAAGGGAATAGCCGCAAACGCAGCGACAATAACGATCTTGGACACGAGTGAGAGATACGCGCGCAATTTTGCGCGCGTATCCGTGCCCATTCCTACCCCCGTCAGAATGGTCACTGCGTCCACTTCGACCACCGGTCCTTGTTCGCGGCGATCCAGCCATCGACGACAGTATCAAGAGGTTTGCCTTCGTTGGCGATCTCGCCGGTCAGGTGACCGTATTCATCGTTGGTCATCGTGAACGACTTCATCAGAGCATAGGCTTTTGGCCATTTCTTCTCAGCATCTGCGTTTGCAAACTTGACGATAGGAGCGGCTTTCTTCTCGCAGCCAAACCCCTTCTTGGGGCAATCATCGGTGTAGGGCGGCAGATCGACAAACTCGCCCTTGTACGCAAGCGGCGCCCAATGCGGCGTGTAGAGCCAAGCGAGAATTGGTTGCTTGCGCTGGTATGCGGCTTTCACTTGCGCGAGCAGAGCTGCCTCGGAACCGGCGTGAACGATCTGAAAATTCAGGCCGAGTGTTTTGATCCGTTCATCATCGTTTCCGCCCCAATCTTCCGGGTTGAGAAGCAGGCGGCCTTTGTCACCGGTCTCAGGCGTTGCGAAAAGCTTGGCGCACGCGTTGAGCGCCTTCCAGTCTGGTAGGCCAGGGCATTTGGCTTTGACATATTCGGGGTACCAATAGCGATCCCAGCCAACGAGTCCCGTCGGGCCGATTTCGACTGTTTTCCCGGTTTTAAGGGATGCTTCGGCCATGTCGGCCTCGGACGACATCCAGATTTCGGTGACGAACGTAACGTCGCCCGTTTGCAGTCCGGTGAAAACCGCAGTCGCGTCTACCGGAACGACCTTAACGTTGTAGCCCATCTTTTCGAGCAGCTTCTTCACGATGTTGCTCGTGATCGTGCTCCCGGTCCAATCCTGCTGACCAATGACGATCGGGTCGGTGGATTCGGGACCGGCGTTGGCGATTGAACTTCCGGCGAAGCAGCTTGCCACCATGGCGATGGCCGCCACGCCCCCGCGCATGCGGCGAACGACATCTAAGAACGACATTTTCCGTGTGTCTCCTGTTTAGTTGCGAAGATCTCAGGCGTGCCCCATCGTTCCCGCTCAGGTCATATTCCTGAGCGGGCGGTTTTCGTTTCTCAGCTGTGCGTGCGTTTTAGAGCACGGCGCAGACGGACTTCACTTCAGTGAATGTGCGGATGGCTTCGGAGCCTTCTTCGCGGCCCCAACCGGACTGCTTGAAGCCGCCGAAAGGAAGCGCCGGGTCGTAGAAATTGTGCGCATTGATCCACACGCTACCGGCCTTGATCCGTTTCGCCATCTTGTGCGCGACAGAGATGTCTCGCGTCCAAACGCTGGCGGCGAGGCCATAGATCGTGTTGTTCGCCTTAGCCGCAATCGCGTCGAGCTCATCATCGCTGAACGACTGAGCGCACAGCACCGGCCCGAAAATTTCCTCGCGCACGACCGACATGCTGTCCGTCGTGTTGGCGAGGATTGTCGGCTGCATGAAGAAGCCGGCGCTGCCGATGCGTTCTCCGCCTGTTACGACCTCGGCGCCTTCCTGCTTGCCTTGATCGAGGAAGCCCATGACCTTCTGAAGCTGCGCCGAAGAGATCATCGGGCCCATCGTCGTGTCGGGCTCAAGCCCGTGGCCGATCTTCAGTTTTTTGCTTTCCTCGGCGATGCCTTCGAGCACGCGATCGTGGATCGACTTGTGCACATAAAGCCTAGTGCCCGCCGTACAGACCTGGCCCTGATGGAAGAAGATCGCGCTGGCCAGACCCGGAATGGCCTTATCGAGATCGGCATCCGGAAAGACGACCATAGGCGACTTGCCGCCGAGTTCTAGCGTTACACGTTTGAGGTTGCCCGTTGCGGCTTGCGCGATTTTTCTGCCCGTCGCGACGGAGCCAGTGAAGGCGACCTTGTCGACACCTTCATGTTCGACAAGCGCGGAGCCTGCAGGCGAACCATATCCGGTCACAACGTTGATGACGCCGGGCGGGAAGCCGACCTCTTCCGCGATCTCGGCGAACCGCAGTGTGCTCAGAGGCGTCAGCTCAGATGGCTTGACGACGCACGTGCAGCCGACAGCAAGAAGCGGCGCGAGCTTATAGGCGGTCAGAACCAGCGGGAAGTTCCACGGCGTGATCGCAGCAACTACACCGACTGGCTCACGCTGCGTGAAGGCGTGATACTCGCCTGGAGCCGAGAGCGAAACAGTCTCGCCTGAGGCCTTTCCTGCCCACCCTGCCATATAGTGATAGATATTGGCGGTCAGGCCGACGTCGACATATTTCGCATAGGCGAGCGGCTTGCCGCAGTCGATGGCTTCGATTTCCGCCAATTCATCGCCAAGCTCTTCAAGCCTGCGCGCGAGCTTGCTGATCAGCTTACCGCGTTCGAGACCGGGCATATTGGCCCACACGCCGCTTTCGAAAGCCTTCCGAGCGGCTGCGACGGCCTTATCAATATCGGCGGCAACCGCGGCCGTCGCGCTGCTGATAACGTTTCCCGTTCCGGGATCGACGACGTCGATCCTTTCGCCCGAAACGCCTTCCGTCCACGCGCCGTCGATATAGAGTTTGTGCTTGCGCGCGAAGAACTCTTGGGTCTTGGCCGACGGAGTGGGTATCGTGACATTGATATTCATGGCGGCGTTCCTTTGAGTGCCTCTCAGGCTGCGGCGGCGGATTTTGAGCTGGAGAAATTGTATGCGGCAGCGATGATCTCGGCTGCGCGTTCGCCGATGATGACCGTCGGCGCCATGGTGTTTCCTGTCGAGATTGCCGGCATGATCGACGCATCGGCAATGCGCAGACCTTCGATGCCGTAGACTTTGAGATTGCCGTCAACGACCGACATCGCATCCCGTCCCATCTTTGCCGTGCAGCTCTCGTGGAAGTAGGTGCCGGCGGCATTGCGGACGAAGTTCTCCATGTCTGCGCCCTTGAGATCGCCCGGCATGCATTCGCGCTTGCGGTACGGCGCGCAGAATTCCGAATTGCCGATATCGCGGCACATCTCAACGCAGCGAACCATCGCCTTCATATCGGTATCTGTGCTGAGGAAGTTCGCGAAGATGAGAGGTGCGTCGAACGGATTGGAACTTGCGAGCTTGATCTCGCCGCGGCTGTCGGGACGCGCCAGGCCAGGAGCAAGCGTCCATGCCGATGCCGGTCCGATGGGCAAGTCGAAATCCTTCGCCGTCACTTCGCTGCCGAACGGCGTCTCTTCCAGAACCGGCATGAGGTCCGGTGTCTTGAGACCCGAATGCGATTTCGCATAAAAGACGAATTCAGCAGCGTTGTTCCGCGGCGGCTCGGGCACGATGTATTCCCAGCAGCAACCTGCAAGCAGGATGTGATCCTGGAAATTCTTGCCGACGCCCGGTAGGTGCTGACGAACGTCGATGTTGTGCCGTTTCAGTTCGGCTTCATCACCGATGCCGGAGAGCATCAGTATTTTAGGCGTGTTGATCGCGCCAAGCGACAGCACGACTTCTTTGTCTGCCGAAACCGTGAAGCTCTGTCCGCGACGGACGAAATTCACGCCCGTAACGCGTTTTCCGATGAACGTCAGGCCCGTGATTTCCGCGCACATCAGGATGTGAAGATTGGGGCGATCCATATACGGGTGAAGGTAGGTCGCCGACATCGAAACACGCTGATTGCCGTTTTGAACAAGGACGTTCGGCAGGCCGCAACCGCCGTCACCTTCCATCGCTTCGCCGTTGATGTCTTCGACGAAGGGAATACCGATTGCCTCGGCGCCTTTGATAAGACCTGCAACCAACGGAATGGGATCTTCAGGTTGGAGAATGTTGAGCAGGCCATCGGTACCGCGGCGCTTCGCGTCAGCGGGGCCATTCCATTTTTCAATACGGCGGTAGATCGCCAGGATGGATTCATAATTCCAGTCTTGGTCGCCCGCTTCTTCCGCCCAGAATTCAAAGTCGTGCTTGTGCCCGCGCGCCCAGACCGATCCATTGATCGACGAGCCGCCGCCCAACAGCTTGCCCATCGGAAGCAACGGGGTGCGCCCGTTGACAGTCGGCGAGGGTTGCGCCTTGAAGCCCCAATCGCGTTCGGTGCCGATGTTCCACATCCATTGCGTAGAATCGATGACCGACGGCACCCGATCGCTGCCGCCCGCTTCAAGCAGCAGGACATTGACGTTCGGATTTTCAGCGAGACGCCGTGCGACAACGCACCCAGCCGATCCGCCGCCGCAGACGATAAAGTCGTAAGACGATCTGATCGTCTCCGTCATGATCTCGCGGTCGGGAGAAAGTGCGGAAAGGGGTGAGGATGTCATGACAGGAGTTCCCGTTGGTGAGTTGGTCAGATTTTCGATATCGTTTCGGCGTCGCATGCGGGCGCCGTAATTTTCTTGTGGGCTGGGCGCTGTTTGAGCGCGTGGGAAGAGGTGATGCCGATGTCACATCGCTTCCGGACATATCCGGCGAAGTGAGCGATACGCAGCCCGTTTCGGCGATCAGACAAGCTTTCGTCTCTCTTTCTCAAGACCAGGAATTTAGAGAGTGTACGCTATTTCTCTTGTTCTATATCTGACGCTAAAACTTCGTGCAATATAGGGCCCTGCTCAAATAAAATGCATTTGTGCAAGTAAATATTGCAAATGGTAGGGTAAATGACGGATTCGTAAGATGCCGTGGGTCACAACATATCCGTAAACAGAACAAGCGTAGGCACTATACTGGCGCGATCTGCTGCGACGGAATGGGAAGACGCTACGTTATGAACGGAACTCTAATGCGTCGAAACTGCTCGGGCGGCGCCGATGGCTTCGGGCAAATCGCTCCATGCGGCTTTCGATGGCGCAAAACGGGCACGCAAATATGCCAATAGCTCGGCAAGCTGCTCATCGTCGAGCACGGTTTTGAAGGAGGGCATGGACATGATCTCCGTGCCCTTGCGTCCGACTTTTTGAGCGAGAATCTCGGGCGCATCGACGCCATTCAATATCGCCTGCAGGACGTTGTTCGGCTTGTCGGTGTGCAGGTTGCTATTGAGAAACAACGGCGCGAGGATCTCATCCTGCGTGTGGCAGGAGGCGCAGGCGCCCTTGAAAAGACGCTCGCCGCGTGGAGCGATAAGCGCGGCCTGAGCTTCGGCAGCAGAGCTAGCCGACGCTGCCGCTGCGATCTGGGCAGAGGCATCGGCATTTCCAGCCTCGGGCTTTTGCATGCTTGCGAGATAATGCGCCATCGCTCGTATGTCCTGGTCGGGAAGGGGGACAAGCGATGCGACGACGGGAGCCATCGGTCCGGCAGCGCTGCCATGGTGGGGCGTGTGGCCGGAGCGCAGATAGTCGTAGAACGCTGCTTCCGTCCAGCGAACGGGTGAGCGCGCCTCGCCATTGAGCGCGGGTGCTTCCCAGCCATCGGCAAAGCCGCCTGATAAATGCGCTTTGCCGCCTGTTTCGGCCCCAAGAATATTTCGGGGCGAGTGGCACGCTGAGCAATGGCCGAGCGTTTCGACAAGATACGCGCCGCGATTCCACTCTGTCGTTTCTGTGGAATCATAGGGGAAGGGCTTCGCATTTAGGAACAGCGCGTTCCATCCCGCCATTAGCCCTCGCACATTAAATGGAAAGCGGAGCTTTGTTTCGGGAGCTTTCGTTGAAACCGGGGCTTGCGTCATCAAGTAGGCGTAGAGCGCCTGCAGATCCGCCTCGCTGGTGCCTGCGAAGGACGTGTACGGGTGCGCCGGATAGAGATGATGGCCGTCGCGGCTGATGCCATCGCGCATCGCCTGTTCGAATGCCGGATAGGACCAGCTTCCGACGCCGTTTTTCTCATCCGGTGTGATGTTGGTCGCATAGATTGCGCCGAATGGCGTGTCGAGCCGGCGGCCGCCCGCGAATGCTTCGCCGTTGGGCCCGACATGACAAACGTTGCAAGCGCCTGCGGCTGCGGCGAGCCGCCCGCGCTCGATCGTTGCGGCGCTGTACGTTGTCAAATCGGGGCGAGGAATAGGGTCGATTGCCGGACGCCAGGGCGAGCCAATAGTAAGCAGACCCGCCGCGGCTGCTACGAAACTCGACAGTCCGATGTTTCGCAGCCACTTGAGCTTCTTTTTCGGTTGCGGCTCGGCGCGGAGCGGGGTTCCGCCGAGTGCCGCCAAGACCCGTTCCGGAGTAAGCGGCAGCTCGCGAAAGCGAACCCCTGTTGCATCGAAGACGGCATTGCAGATCGCCGCCGCGCTAGGGACGGACGCAGATTCTCCGACGCCAAGCGGCGGTTCCTCTGGCCGCGGGATCATCAGGACATCGATTTCCGGCACTTCAGGGAACGTGATGAGTGGATACCCACCCCACTCCTGGCTTTTGACGGCGGTCGATGAAAATTCGACCTGCTCCTTCAGCACACGACTGGTCGACTGAATGATGTTGCCGTGAATTTGGTGGCGTACACCGGCGGGATTGATCATCATCCCGGAGTCTTGACCGCATATCACGCGTGTTACGGCGATCTCGCCGGTCTTGCGGTTGACGGCGACGTCGGCGACCCAGGCCGCCCATGCGGCTGCAGTGCCCGGAAATTTGCCATGGACGTAGACGGCATAAGCAAAGCCGCGGCCGTAAAGTAAATCGCCTTCTCCACCGAGCGTCTGCGGCTTCGTGTGCGGAACCCATTTCGCGCGTTCCGCTACGGCACGAACGAGGTCGATTGCACGAGGGTCCGTGAGATAGCGCAAACGATATTCGATCGGATCGACAGCCGCCGAAGTCGCAAGCTCGTCGATGAAGGACTCGTGCGCAAACGAATTCGGTAGCGCAGAAACGCCGCGAAACCATGACGCGCGCGCGATGGGCGGCATGTCGTGAACGGTGACGCGCAGGTTGCTGTAAGCGTAGGGCGGGATCGCCGTTCGATCGCCCATCTGCACCGTATCGGCGACCGCCGCGACCTTGCCCGTCAACAGCAGCGATAGCGTCGGGGAAAGATTGGAGGGATAGCGCGTTTCGAAGTCGTAGGCGGCCGGACCGCCTTCGAGATCAAGGCCGCCCCTGACGTCGATGACCTGCGCGGCGCCTTTCGGCTCCCATGCGTGTTCTTGCTCGCGTGTCAGCTGTACGCGAACCGGTTTGCCAACCGCACGCGATAACAGGGCCGCATCGGCCGTGACGTCGTCGGCGCAATTGCGGCCGTAGCAACCGGCGGCCTCTAGGCGCTCGACCGTGATGCGATCTTCGGGCATGTCGAGCAGAAGGCTCAGATCCCGCCGCATTGGAAAAGGGTTCTGCGTCCCAGACCAGACGGTCAACGCATCATCGCGATAATCGGCGACGGCGCAGGAAGGGCCGATAGAACCGTGCATCTGATAGGGCCAGACGTAGGTCCGATTCATCGGTTCCGTCGCGCCTTCGAGGGCTTGATCGACATTGCCGCGATCCGCCAATTTGCGCGGCGTTGCGGGATTTGCGCGAAGCGCATTCTCGGGAAAGTTTAAATCCGGCTGGCCGGGCGGCGAATGCCACACGGTTTTGAGCTGAGCGGCAGCCAACGCCGCGTTCTCTTCGCGTGTCGCGACGATGCCGACGAAATCTCCGATGATGATGACCGAGACGATGCCCGGAATATGAGCGATCGAATTTCTATCGACGGAAATCAGGCTTCGCCCGACATGCTCTCCATGGTCAAACCCGCCGTAAGGCGGACGCACGACGCGGCCGTGGAGCATGCCGGCGACGCGGACGTCGTGGACGTAGGTCCATCGACCCGTTGCCTTGGCTGGGATATCGACGCGCGCTTGCGATGCGCCGACAATGCGATATTGCGAGACGGGTTTCAGAGGTGCATCGGGATCGATATTTAATCGGATGCGCTGACCGGCGATGAGTTCACCGAACGTCGCGCTCTCATTGCTGCCTGTCGTGCTTCGTATCACGCCTTCTTCGACAACGAGGTCGCTGGGTTCGGCGCGAAGATGGCGAGCGGCGGCCTGCAGAAGGTGATGTTTTGCAGTCGCTGCTGCCCGACGGAGCGGATTAGCTGCAACCTGGATTGTCTCGCTGGCTATTGTCGCACCCTGGTCGGGGGTGACGGACGTGG from Hyphomicrobium sp. MC1 harbors:
- a CDS encoding proline/glycine betaine ABC transporter permease; protein product: MGTDTRAKLRAYLSLVSKIVIVAAFAAIPLSWAFTALASWPEAWIIPFDRMINAVFNALSAPIALGISVQSIFRWSVPLLNAPISLLQAVLQTGVSRGYGDQAVQILPPLSWLGVTFAATVVCYHARGFGLAALAAITCAFLLLFGLWDSMMVTLSQMIVAVPLGIALGFLGGLYLYRHPSRRATILFLLDQAQTIPIFSYLVPLIIFFGLGGAPAIIAIVIFGAPPMVRSTALGLEEAEARVGELGRSLGCSRSQFLWKVLVPTAWPRLQLGVNQVVMLSFSTVILAALIGAGGIGNDVLLALQRLALGAGLVAGTGITLMAILIDRYLQAISNRKHRREETSRRSFWIVIGLCLLVPTLISFVYPPLAHYPESWTISTARYVDNIVDNVVGLIYGPLDALKTFLLLDILMPVRAALLSLPWSFVVLLVIAGAWRTGGWRQAAFLGSLTAFLAVSGLWDRAIQTFYLCAAGVLLSILIGAPLGVIAGRSARAAKAVLPIVDTMQTMPPFIYLIPAVMLFGSGDVPSIFAIVCFAICPIIRYTEAAFRSVPSELREVGRQVGCSPWQLLWTIELPAALPQFLLGVSQSMLMALATVVVTALIGTTDLGHETILAISHANPGQALTAGFGIAAIGVVADRLLRGFAQRHRGMKDPL
- a CDS encoding ABC transporter substrate-binding protein, with protein sequence MSFLDVVRRMRGGVAAIAMVASCFAGSSIANAGPESTDPIVIGQQDWTGSTITSNIVKKLLEKMGYNVKVVPVDATAVFTGLQTGDVTFVTEIWMSSEADMAEASLKTGKTVEIGPTGLVGWDRYWYPEYVKAKCPGLPDWKALNACAKLFATPETGDKGRLLLNPEDWGGNDDERIKTLGLNFQIVHAGSEAALLAQVKAAYQRKQPILAWLYTPHWAPLAYKGEFVDLPPYTDDCPKKGFGCEKKAAPIVKFANADAEKKWPKAYALMKSFTMTNDEYGHLTGEIANEGKPLDTVVDGWIAANKDRWSKWTQ
- a CDS encoding aldehyde dehydrogenase: MNINVTIPTPSAKTQEFFARKHKLYIDGAWTEGVSGERIDVVDPGTGNVISSATAAVAADIDKAVAAARKAFESGVWANMPGLERGKLISKLARRLEELGDELAEIEAIDCGKPLAYAKYVDVGLTANIYHYMAGWAGKASGETVSLSAPGEYHAFTQREPVGVVAAITPWNFPLVLTAYKLAPLLAVGCTCVVKPSELTPLSTLRFAEIAEEVGFPPGVINVVTGYGSPAGSALVEHEGVDKVAFTGSVATGRKIAQAATGNLKRVTLELGGKSPMVVFPDADLDKAIPGLASAIFFHQGQVCTAGTRLYVHKSIHDRVLEGIAEESKKLKIGHGLEPDTTMGPMISSAQLQKVMGFLDQGKQEGAEVVTGGERIGSAGFFMQPTILANTTDSMSVVREEIFGPVLCAQSFSDDELDAIAAKANNTIYGLAASVWTRDISVAHKMAKRIKAGSVWINAHNFYDPALPFGGFKQSGWGREEGSEAIRTFTEVKSVCAVL
- a CDS encoding GMC family oxidoreductase, whose amino-acid sequence is MTSSPLSALSPDREIMTETIRSSYDFIVCGGGSAGCVVARRLAENPNVNVLLLEAGGSDRVPSVIDSTQWMWNIGTERDWGFKAQPSPTVNGRTPLLPMGKLLGGGSSINGSVWARGHKHDFEFWAEEAGDQDWNYESILAIYRRIEKWNGPADAKRRGTDGLLNILQPEDPIPLVAGLIKGAEAIGIPFVEDINGEAMEGDGGCGLPNVLVQNGNQRVSMSATYLHPYMDRPNLHILMCAEITGLTFIGKRVTGVNFVRRGQSFTVSADKEVVLSLGAINTPKILMLSGIGDEAELKRHNIDVRQHLPGVGKNFQDHILLAGCCWEYIVPEPPRNNAAEFVFYAKSHSGLKTPDLMPVLEETPFGSEVTAKDFDLPIGPASAWTLAPGLARPDSRGEIKLASSNPFDAPLIFANFLSTDTDMKAMVRCVEMCRDIGNSEFCAPYRKRECMPGDLKGADMENFVRNAAGTYFHESCTAKMGRDAMSVVDGNLKVYGIEGLRIADASIMPAISTGNTMAPTVIIGERAAEIIAAAYNFSSSKSAAAA
- a CDS encoding molybdopterin cofactor-binding domain-containing protein; translated protein: MPGNIESTSVAYLDQGDMLTVVATKQPDGPLELFIAIDAMGRVTGFNGHVDLGTGIRTSLAQIIAEELDVRFEHVSMVLGTTSVTPDQGATIASETIQVAANPLRRAAATAKHHLLQAAARHLRAEPSDLVVEEGVIRSTTGSNESATFGELIAGQRIRLNIDPDAPLKPVSQYRIVGASQARVDIPAKATGRWTYVHDVRVAGMLHGRVVRPPYGGFDHGEHVGRSLISVDRNSIAHIPGIVSVIIIGDFVGIVATREENAALAAAQLKTVWHSPPGQPDLNFPENALRANPATPRKLADRGNVDQALEGATEPMNRTYVWPYQMHGSIGPSCAVADYRDDALTVWSGTQNPFPMRRDLSLLLDMPEDRITVERLEAAGCYGRNCADDVTADAALLSRAVGKPVRVQLTREQEHAWEPKGAAQVIDVRGGLDLEGGPAAYDFETRYPSNLSPTLSLLLTGKVAAVADTVQMGDRTAIPPYAYSNLRVTVHDMPPIARASWFRGVSALPNSFAHESFIDELATSAAVDPIEYRLRYLTDPRAIDLVRAVAERAKWVPHTKPQTLGGEGDLLYGRGFAYAVYVHGKFPGTAAAWAAWVADVAVNRKTGEIAVTRVICGQDSGMMINPAGVRHQIHGNIIQSTSRVLKEQVEFSSTAVKSQEWGGYPLITFPEVPEIDVLMIPRPEEPPLGVGESASVPSAAAICNAVFDATGVRFRELPLTPERVLAALGGTPLRAEPQPKKKLKWLRNIGLSSFVAAAAGLLTIGSPWRPAIDPIPRPDLTTYSAATIERGRLAAAAGACNVCHVGPNGEAFAGGRRLDTPFGAIYATNITPDEKNGVGSWSYPAFEQAMRDGISRDGHHLYPAHPYTSFAGTSEADLQALYAYLMTQAPVSTKAPETKLRFPFNVRGLMAGWNALFLNAKPFPYDSTETTEWNRGAYLVETLGHCSACHSPRNILGAETGGKAHLSGGFADGWEAPALNGEARSPVRWTEAAFYDYLRSGHTPHHGSAAGPMAPVVASLVPLPDQDIRAMAHYLASMQKPEAGNADASAQIAAAASASSAAEAQAALIAPRGERLFKGACASCHTQDEILAPLFLNSNLHTDKPNNVLQAILNGVDAPEILAQKVGRKGTEIMSMPSFKTVLDDEQLAELLAYLRARFAPSKAAWSDLPEAIGAARAVSTH